In the Paludisphaera rhizosphaerae genome, one interval contains:
- a CDS encoding L-fucose isomerase translates to MNASVKSPWIGRLPKIGVRPVIDGRRRGVRESLEDQVMGMARNAAEFLTSRLRHPNGEPVQCVVADTCIGGVAEAAACADKFAREGVGVSLTVTPCWCYGSETMDMDPLTPKAVWGFNGTERPGAVYLAAVLAAHNQKGLPAFGIYGREVQDAGDVSIPDDVQEKLLRFARSGLAVATMRGKSYLSLGGVSMGIAGSIVDQPLFERHLGMRVECVDMSEVTRRIEEEIYDPDEFEKALAWVKKHCPEGKDYNPPASRKSAEAKAEDWRTVVKMTLIFRDLMIGNPRLAELGYGEEALGRNAISGGFQGQRAWTDHSPNGDFPEAILTSSFDWNGVRAPFMFATENDCLNGVGMLFNHLLTNTAQIFADVRTFWSAEAVRRVTGKSLEGLAAGGFIHLINSGAATLDGTGRQTRNGAPVMKPFWEITPDEVNACLTATSWPPAISEYFRGGGYSSCYLSKGGMPMTMNRLSLVQGLGPVLQVAEGWSVDLPPDVHETLNERTNPTWPTTWFVPRTTGEGPFTDVYSVMANWSANHGAISYGHIGADLITLASMLRIPVAMHNIPADKLFRPSVWSLYGALEPQAADYRACATFGPLYG, encoded by the coding sequence ATGAACGCGAGCGTCAAGAGCCCCTGGATCGGTCGCCTTCCCAAGATCGGCGTGCGACCTGTCATCGACGGCCGGCGTCGGGGCGTGCGGGAATCGCTGGAAGATCAGGTCATGGGGATGGCCCGCAACGCGGCCGAGTTCCTGACCTCGCGGCTCCGTCACCCCAACGGCGAGCCGGTCCAATGCGTGGTGGCCGACACCTGCATCGGCGGCGTCGCCGAGGCTGCCGCGTGCGCTGATAAGTTCGCGCGCGAAGGCGTCGGCGTATCGTTGACCGTCACTCCCTGCTGGTGTTACGGCAGTGAGACCATGGATATGGACCCGCTCACGCCCAAGGCGGTCTGGGGCTTCAACGGCACCGAGCGTCCCGGCGCGGTCTACCTGGCGGCGGTCCTCGCGGCCCACAATCAGAAGGGGCTGCCGGCATTCGGGATCTACGGTCGCGAAGTCCAGGACGCGGGCGACGTCTCGATTCCCGACGACGTTCAGGAGAAGCTCCTCCGATTCGCCCGTTCGGGGCTGGCCGTCGCCACGATGCGGGGAAAGTCCTATCTGTCGCTCGGCGGCGTCTCGATGGGCATCGCCGGCTCGATCGTCGATCAACCGCTCTTCGAACGCCACCTCGGCATGCGGGTCGAGTGCGTCGACATGAGCGAGGTGACGCGGCGGATCGAGGAAGAGATCTATGATCCGGACGAGTTCGAAAAGGCGCTCGCCTGGGTCAAGAAACACTGCCCCGAGGGGAAGGACTACAACCCGCCGGCGTCGCGAAAGTCAGCCGAGGCGAAGGCCGAGGACTGGCGGACCGTCGTCAAGATGACGCTGATCTTCCGCGACCTGATGATCGGCAATCCGCGACTCGCCGAGTTGGGCTACGGCGAGGAGGCGCTGGGGCGCAACGCGATCTCCGGCGGCTTCCAGGGTCAGCGGGCGTGGACCGACCACTCCCCCAACGGCGACTTCCCAGAAGCCATCCTCACCTCGTCCTTCGACTGGAACGGCGTTCGGGCCCCGTTCATGTTCGCGACCGAGAACGACTGCCTCAACGGCGTCGGCATGTTGTTCAACCATCTGCTGACGAACACCGCGCAAATCTTCGCCGACGTCCGCACGTTCTGGAGTGCGGAAGCCGTCCGTCGTGTGACCGGCAAGTCGCTGGAGGGCCTGGCCGCCGGCGGCTTCATCCACCTGATCAACTCGGGCGCGGCGACGCTCGACGGCACCGGCCGGCAGACCCGCAACGGCGCTCCGGTCATGAAGCCGTTCTGGGAGATCACCCCCGACGAGGTCAACGCCTGCCTGACGGCGACGAGCTGGCCCCCCGCGATCTCGGAGTATTTCCGAGGCGGCGGCTATTCCTCGTGCTACCTGTCGAAGGGCGGAATGCCCATGACCATGAACCGACTGAGCCTGGTGCAGGGCCTGGGCCCCGTGCTACAGGTCGCCGAAGGCTGGTCGGTCGACCTTCCGCCCGACGTCCACGAAACGCTCAACGAGCGGACCAACCCTACCTGGCCGACGACCTGGTTCGTCCCTCGGACCACGGGCGAGGGTCCGTTCACGGACGTTTACAGCGTCATGGCGAACTGGAGCGCGAACCACGGCGCGATCAGCTACGGCCACATCGGAGCCGACCTGATCACGCTGGCGTCCATGCTCCGAATCCCTGTGGCGATGCACAACATTCCGGCCGACAAGCTGTTCCGCCCCAGCGTCTGGAGCCTGTACGGAGCGCTCGAGCCTCAGGCCGCGGATTACCGGGCGTGTGCGACGTTCGGCCCACTCTACGGCTGA
- a CDS encoding L-2-amino-thiazoline-4-carboxylic acid hydrolase, which produces MADQKPILPLLQQREIEARIVGPLMRAFADAFGREPTLEVLRGVIVDLARQGGADLAQSLGESSLEAFATTLGRWCENDALEIDVLEQSDERLSFNVVRCRYAEMYRRLGLEDLGASLSCVRDFALAEGFSPEIQLERTQTIMQGAPYCDFRFRREKRTSDPA; this is translated from the coding sequence ATGGCGGATCAGAAACCAATCTTGCCGCTTCTCCAGCAGCGTGAGATCGAGGCCAGGATCGTCGGTCCGCTGATGCGGGCCTTCGCCGACGCTTTCGGCCGCGAGCCGACCCTGGAGGTCCTCCGCGGGGTGATCGTCGACCTGGCCCGCCAGGGAGGGGCCGACCTCGCCCAATCGCTCGGAGAGAGCTCGCTGGAGGCGTTCGCGACGACCCTCGGACGCTGGTGCGAGAACGACGCGCTGGAGATCGACGTGCTCGAGCAGTCGGACGAGCGACTCTCGTTCAACGTCGTCCGCTGCCGCTACGCCGAGATGTATCGTCGGCTGGGGCTCGAGGATCTGGGGGCGTCGCTCTCCTGCGTCCGTGATTTCGCCCTCGCCGAGGGATTCAGTCCTGAGATTCAACTCGAACGCACCCAGACGATCATGCAGGGCGCTCCATACTGCGACTTTCGTTTCCGCCGCGAGAAGCGCACTTCCGACCCGGCATGA
- a CDS encoding M24 family metallopeptidase gives MSTELYIGAPVGFVADEVVDAEVVDRILETAADRPSKSSLPAVPDPASDHGDVERKRRREDVDLKHDRIREFLDRTNQDAVVLGKSDSVAWFTSGGELAQEYWSDNSSILLFINRDCRAVIADNVQSCRVFEEELAGLGFQLKERPWFDDPDRVVAELCHNKRYATDMGSEGCTQWRRALDPLRDLRRRLTPLERQRLRELGRTLSLAVEATCRNFDRGEREADVAGHLAHRLIREGVAPVDLRVVSDDRLNRYRQPTFKAEPILKRATITVTGRRHGICASVTRSVSFGPAEEDFRANHTLAAMVDATCIYFSRPEETVSEVFRRARRIYEKFNAPHEWTLDYQGVLIGYSPREALLTPDSTLKLEPNMAVCWNPSVGSARSEDTIVVDSRGFEVVTAAQQWPQVEVCVKGYLLPRPGILER, from the coding sequence GTGTCGACCGAGTTGTACATCGGCGCTCCGGTCGGATTCGTCGCGGACGAAGTCGTCGACGCGGAAGTCGTCGACCGCATCCTGGAGACGGCGGCCGATCGTCCGTCCAAGAGTTCTCTCCCCGCGGTCCCGGACCCCGCCAGCGATCATGGCGACGTCGAGCGAAAGCGTCGTCGCGAGGACGTCGATCTCAAGCACGACCGAATCCGGGAGTTCCTGGATCGCACGAACCAGGACGCGGTCGTGCTGGGCAAGTCCGACTCGGTCGCCTGGTTCACCTCGGGCGGCGAACTGGCTCAGGAGTACTGGTCGGACAACAGCTCGATCTTGCTCTTCATCAATCGTGACTGTCGGGCTGTCATCGCCGACAACGTCCAGAGCTGCCGCGTTTTCGAGGAAGAGTTGGCGGGTCTGGGGTTCCAGCTCAAGGAGCGTCCCTGGTTCGACGATCCCGACCGTGTGGTGGCGGAACTCTGCCACAACAAGCGGTACGCCACCGACATGGGCTCGGAAGGCTGCACCCAGTGGCGGCGGGCGCTTGACCCGCTTCGTGATCTTCGCCGCCGACTCACGCCTCTGGAACGACAACGGCTCCGGGAGCTTGGCCGAACCCTGAGCCTGGCCGTTGAGGCGACCTGTCGCAACTTCGATCGCGGAGAACGCGAGGCGGATGTCGCCGGCCACCTGGCCCACAGGCTGATCCGCGAGGGGGTCGCCCCCGTCGATCTTCGCGTCGTGAGCGACGACCGCCTGAATCGGTATCGCCAGCCGACCTTCAAGGCCGAGCCGATTCTCAAGCGGGCGACGATCACCGTCACGGGCCGGCGTCATGGAATTTGCGCCTCGGTGACGCGGAGCGTGTCGTTTGGCCCGGCCGAAGAGGACTTCCGGGCGAACCACACGCTCGCCGCGATGGTCGACGCGACGTGTATCTACTTCTCACGTCCTGAAGAGACGGTCTCCGAAGTCTTCCGCCGGGCTCGGCGGATCTACGAGAAGTTCAACGCACCCCATGAGTGGACCCTGGACTATCAGGGGGTGTTGATCGGCTACTCTCCCCGCGAGGCGCTGTTGACGCCCGACAGCACGCTGAAGCTGGAGCCGAACATGGCCGTCTGCTGGAATCCCAGCGTCGGCTCGGCGCGGTCGGAGGACACGATCGTCGTCGACTCGCGCGGCTTCGAGGTCGTCACGGCGGCTCAGCAGTGGCCGCAGGTCGAGGTCTGCGTTAAGGGTTACCTCCTCCCTCGCCCCGGCATCCTCGAACGCTGA
- a CDS encoding alpha/beta hydrolase, with product MATTLRGIGWLLTLAVTVHIAASSRNPQTPWASDLRVIQGIPYKSIAGEPLRYDLLLPLKQTDDPHRLPLVVAIHGGSWTGGSRTEYGPQFAPLARGGFAVAVVDYRLARPGAPSWPGALEDVRSALQHILDRADEFQLDTTRVAMLGTSAGGLLAARAAQIDPQVSAAVCLSTPYNLEDLVSERRLRHDPVRTFLGNDPALFKEASPLNHVEASGPATLSIHGGDDAWVPVDQARKMHERLKEKGTFNRLIVIPEARHGFELRVGAPNAVDLTPEIFGFLNDFWRQRTLNDGLASS from the coding sequence ATGGCAACCACCCTGCGAGGGATCGGCTGGCTCCTAACGCTGGCGGTTACGGTCCACATCGCCGCGAGTTCGCGGAACCCGCAGACCCCTTGGGCGTCTGATCTTAGGGTGATTCAGGGTATCCCCTACAAGTCCATCGCCGGCGAGCCCCTCAGGTACGATCTCCTTCTCCCGCTAAAGCAGACGGACGATCCGCATCGGCTTCCGCTCGTCGTCGCGATCCACGGCGGGAGCTGGACGGGTGGCTCGCGGACGGAGTACGGCCCGCAGTTCGCTCCCCTGGCGCGGGGGGGATTCGCGGTCGCCGTCGTCGATTATCGACTCGCCAGACCGGGAGCGCCTAGTTGGCCCGGGGCTCTTGAGGATGTACGGTCCGCCTTGCAGCACATTCTCGATCGAGCCGATGAATTCCAGCTCGATACGACCCGCGTGGCCATGCTGGGAACCTCAGCCGGCGGCCTCCTGGCGGCGCGGGCGGCTCAAATCGATCCACAAGTATCCGCGGCCGTATGTCTGTCTACGCCCTACAATCTGGAGGATCTCGTCTCCGAGCGTCGGCTTCGTCACGACCCGGTCCGAACGTTCCTGGGAAACGATCCAGCCCTGTTCAAAGAGGCTTCGCCCCTGAATCACGTGGAGGCGTCTGGGCCGGCGACGTTGTCGATCCACGGCGGCGACGACGCCTGGGTGCCCGTCGATCAGGCCCGAAAGATGCATGAAAGGCTGAAAGAGAAGGGCACCTTCAATCGCCTCATAGTCATCCCGGAGGCTCGCCATGGGTTTGAGCTTCGGGTGGGAGCGCCGAATGCGGTCGATTTAACACCAGAAATCTTTGGTTTTCTTAATGATTTCTGGCGACAACGGACCTTGAACGACGGCCTCGCGTCATCGTGA